The window AGGATCCACAAAGTACAACGGTATCTGAAAAGAGCAGTCTGGCATACAGCTTTTCGTTGAATGAGGGTTTGAGCATTGCCGACTCCGATTTCCTGCTTGAGCCTTTCGATCAGATTGTGGTTCGCCGCTCACCGGGTTATGAGGAACAGCAGAATGTGACCATCACAGGCGAGGTGCTTTTCGGTGGACAGTATGCCAAACTTCAAAAAGATGAGCGGTTATCTTCTTTAGTAGAACGGGCAGGAGGACTCACACCCTATGCATATATTAAGGGAGCGCGACTTACCCGTAGACTGACAGAAACAGAACAACAACAGGCCAGAGAAGCATTAAAACTTAAACTGGAAGCAGATATAACAAAGAAAGAGGATACAGCATCGCTTCAAGAGCAACTGGCGCAGGTGGATTTAAGTAGTCGCCCAGTTGGGATTGATCTTGAAAAAGCATTGAAGAATCCCGGCGGACCGGACGATATTGTGTTGCGTGATGGGGATATACTGAGGATACCTGAGTTTGAATCTACAGTACGGATTTCAGGCGGAGTACTTTATCCAAACACCGTAACTTTCAAGAAAAACAAGAAGCTAGACTACTATATCAAACAGGCTGGAGGATATTCCAGGCTGGCGCAGAAACGGAATCCCTATGTGGTCTATATGAACGGTCAGGTAGCGTCCGGCCGTTGGGCACGGATCGAGCCTGGTTGTGAAATTATCGTACCTGAACGTCCTGAACGTGAGCCTATGTCACTCCAAGGGATATTGGGTCTGTCCTCTTCGCTTGCGACTATTGCTTTGGTTATAACCAATCTGCTAAAATAGAACAGATATTTATGGAACAGAATATAATTCCCCCTGTTACCCAACCGGTTCAATCTAGTGAGGAAATGGATCTTATTCGCAAACTGTGGGTTAAAAGGAGGTTCATCATATCAGTTACAACAATCTTTCTGCTACTCGGTCTCTTTATTGCTCTCATATCACCAGTAAGTTATACGGCCAGTTGTACCGTAGTACCTCAGAGCGGCGAAGGCAAATCTGGAGGATTAAGTGGTGTGGCTGCGATGATGGGCGTAAATCTAGGGTCATCTGCAATGACAGAAGGCACATTATCTCCGCATATATATCCTGAAATCGTTAAAAGTGCACCCTTCACTCTGGAGATAATGCAAACCCCAATTGTAACAAAGCGGTCTAACGGCAAGGAGATAACACTGTATGAGTATTATACAAATAAGGAGTACCAAGATAAAAACATTCTTGGGAATATCAAGAAATATACTTTTGGTTTACCATTTGTTATCCTTGGTAGTCTAAGAAATTCGTCCCCCGAAGAGACTGCATTCACTACTGACTCTGGTACTATATATGTCCTTAACGAAGAGGAAAAAGAGGTTTACAAAGTAATTCAGAATGCTCTACAGGTCTATCTTAATCCAAAAGAGGGATATGTATCGTTAAGTTACAGTTTTCCGGAAGCTAAACCGGCTGCTGTAATTACCGATAATCTCTACCGTACATTAGAGAAATATGTCGCTACCTTTAAGTCTGAAAAGTTGGAGGATAACTTGCAGTTTGTGGAGGAGAGTTTTGAATCTGCAAGAAAAGATTTTCTGCAAGCCCAAGCACGGTTAGCCGCCTTTCAGGATGCCAATCGTGGTTTAGCAACTGCAACAGCCCGGTCAACGGAGATGAGATTGCAAAGTGAATTTAACATTTCTTTCTCCGTGTACAGCGAACTTGCCAAGCAACGTGAACAAGCTCGAATTGCAGTTAAAGAGAATCAGACCATTCTTACATTGGTTAATCCTACGGTAGTGCCACATGAGAAAAGTGCTCCACGTAGAAGTATCATTATTTTAGGATTCTTTATGTTGGGTATTATTACTGCTTTCGCATGGGTACTAGGAATACCGTATGTAGAAGAGATATTCAGTAATATTAAGGGGAACTGATTAGCAGCCGATAGCGGCATCGACGTAATTGGTGTGGATATCAATCCACAGGTAGTGGAAACCATCAACAGGGGGCAGATCACCAGTCGCATAGCCACCTACAATTTGGCACCCACGCCCCTCAGCAAGCAGAACCTGTTGAAAGAAGGCATCCAAGAGGAGAGCATCACCGTCACCGGCAACACCGTAATCGATGCCCTGTATCTGGTGGTCGACAAGATCAAACAAGACGCCTCACTGGCCGGAGAACTGCAACAACAATTGAAAACAGCCGGTTACGATACCCAACAACTGAATGGAGGCAAGAAACTGGTCCTGATCACCGGCCACCGACGAGAGAACTTTGGAGAAGGATTTATCAATATGTGCAACGCCATCAAAACGTTGACGGAGAAATATCCCGAAGTCGATTTTGTCTACCCCATGCACCTCAACCCCAATGTGCG of the Petrimonas mucosa genome contains:
- a CDS encoding Wzz/FepE/Etk N-terminal domain-containing protein, with translation MEQNIIPPVTQPVQSSEEMDLIRKLWVKRRFIISVTTIFLLLGLFIALISPVSYTASCTVVPQSGEGKSGGLSGVAAMMGVNLGSSAMTEGTLSPHIYPEIVKSAPFTLEIMQTPIVTKRSNGKEITLYEYYTNKEYQDKNILGNIKKYTFGLPFVILGSLRNSSPEETAFTTDSGTIYVLNEEEKEVYKVIQNALQVYLNPKEGYVSLSYSFPEAKPAAVITDNLYRTLEKYVATFKSEKLEDNLQFVEESFESARKDFLQAQARLAAFQDANRGLATATARSTEMRLQSEFNISFSVYSELAKQREQARIAVKENQTILTLVNPTVVPHEKSAPRRSIIILGFFMLGIITAFAWVLGIPYVEEIFSNIKGN